The following proteins come from a genomic window of Zygotorulaspora mrakii chromosome 8, complete sequence:
- the PUF6 gene encoding Puf6p (similar to Saccharomyces cerevisiae PUF6 (YDR496C); ancestral locus Anc_3.85), with translation MAPTIKNKKVGKRSLQNGKSINGRPAKKARISVDSSDEEDHISDNASSSESSDVSSEDDLDDLDNIVSSDSEDRGAEEDEDDGDEEEDADEDEDGSDVHVENEEDDSKGNEENSSNHHDEQRKLLKERKMQRKSGIQVQHIKSLWEKLRVKNPLVPKNVREKLSNEIWELSKDCISDLVLKHDASRVVQSLVKYSSKERREQIVAALNGKFYALATSAYGKYLLVKLLHYGSRSSRQAILNELHGSLRKLMRHREGAYVVEDLYVLYASHVQKQQLIREFWGSEYAVFRDTHDGLTVEQVCDTSIEKRNIIARNLLGTITASVEKGSAGFQILHAAMRELVKIANGKEISEMIELLNEQFAELVHTPEGADVACTLMAKATAKDRKLLIKSLKPHVETLLKNEYGNIVFITSLLCVDDTVLMFKSFGPSVKDNLHELITDKYARRPWLYILLGLDGKYFSPLVMKDINRYIKMSEETSKKPALQRRYELLNKFAPMFLRCINKHCSEILSENLGCQFISEVLINDELYEQLSEQETDLFKQVLDTIITTFKGDISEEDHPIQRPFSTRLLKGLIQGGKWNNKEKKIETLQKVEGLGADFAARFYDDIVDSSNLLEWITNPNSSFTVVAIYEKLNEQDKGNQFLRDLKKILPEIDASNEDNKGAKLLLKLVN, from the coding sequence ATGGCGCCAACTATCAAGAATAAGAAGGTTGGGAAGCGTTCCCTGCAAAACGGAAAATCTATTAATGGTAGACCAGCAAAAAAGGCTAGAATTTCAGTAGACTCCTCTGATGAGGAGGATCACATCTCAGACAATGCCTCCTCTTCTGAATCCTCTGACGTTTCTTCAGAAGATGATCTTGATGATCTGGACAACATTGTCTCATCTGACTCTGAGGACCGAGGTGCTGAGgaggatgaggatgatggagacgaggaagaagatgcaGATGAGGACGAAGATGGATCTGACGTTCATGTGGAAaacgaagaagatgacTCTAAAGGTAACGAAGAAAATAGCTCAAATCATCACGATGAGCAGAGAAAACTGCttaaagaaagaaaaatgcagaGGAAGTCTGGTATTCAAGTTCAGCATATTAAATCGTTATGGGAAAAACTTCGGGTCAAAAATCCTCTCGTGCCAAAAAATGTGCGTGAAAAATTATCTAATGAAATTTGGGAGCTATCAAAGGACTGTATTAGTGATCTCGTCTTGAAGCACGACGCTTCTCGTGTTGTTCAGTCGCTTGTGaaatattcttcaaaagaacGCCGTGAACAGATTGTTGCGGCCCTTAACGGTAAGTTTTATGCTTTGGCAACATCTGCTTATGGTAAATATCTACTTGTCAAACTATTACACTACGGATCCAGGTCATCCAGACAGgcaattttgaatgagTTACATGGCTCTTTAAGGAAGTTAATGAGACACCGTGAGGGTGCTtatgttgttgaagatttatACGTGCTGTATGCTTCTCATGTGCAAAAACAGCAACTAATAAGAGAATTCTGGGGATCAGAATATGCAGTCTTCAGAGATACGCATGATGGCTTGACAGTTGAACAAGTGTGTGATACCAGTAtcgaaaagagaaatatcATTGCAAGAAATTTGCTTGGTACCATTACTGCTTCAGTAGAGAAAGGTTCGGCAGGATTTCAAATCTTACATGCTGCTATGAGAGAACTGGTTAAGATTGCCAACggaaaagaaatttctgaaatGATTGAACTCTTGAATGAGCAATTCGCAGAGTTAGTACATACACCGGAGGGTGCAGACGTTGCATGTACTCTAATGGCCAAAGCCACTGCAAAGGACAGAAAGCTTTTAATCAAGTCTCTAAAACCACATGTTGAAACTCTATTAAAAAACGAGTATGGGAATATCGTTTTCATAACTTCTTTATTGTGTGTTGATGATACCGTTCTAATGTTCAAGTCATTTGGTCCTTCTGTAAAAGATAATTTACATGAATTGATCACTGATAAATATGCTAGAAGACCGTGGTTATATATTTTATTGGGCCTCGATGGTAAATATTTCTCTCCTCTGGTCatgaaagatatcaataGATACATCAAGATGTCTGAAGAAACGTCAAAAAAACCAGCTTTGCAAAGAAGATACGAATTATTGAACAAATTTGCTCCCATGTTTTTGAGGTGTATAAATAAACATTGttcagaaattttatcTGAAAACCTGGGGTGTCAATTCATTTCTGAAGTGCTAATAAATGATGAACTTTATGAACAGTTAAGTGAACAAGAAACCGATTTGTTCAAACAGGTGCTTGACACAATAATCACCACCTTCAAAGGCGACATTTCTGAAGAGGATCACCCAATACAAAGACcattttcaacaagatTACTGAAGGGATTGATTCAGGGTGGTAAGTGGAACaataaggaaaaaaagatcgaAACGTTACAAAAGGTCGAGGGATTAGGTGCTGATTTCGCAGCTAGATTTTACGATGACATCGTAGACTCCTCTAATTTACTTGAATGGATTACCAATCCAAACAGTTCATTTACCGTTGTTGCAATTTATGAAAAGCTAAATGAGCAGGATAAGGGCAACCAATTTCTGAGAGATCTAAAGAAAATCTTACCCGAAATAGATGCGTCAAATGAAGATAATAAAGGTGCAAAACttttattgaaattggTCAATTGA